One genomic window of Hippopotamus amphibius kiboko isolate mHipAmp2 chromosome 10, mHipAmp2.hap2, whole genome shotgun sequence includes the following:
- the LOC130830642 gene encoding LOW QUALITY PROTEIN: KRR1 small subunit processome component homolog (The sequence of the model RefSeq protein was modified relative to this genomic sequence to represent the inferred CDS: deleted 1 base in 1 codon) has translation MASSKVDGPAAASGKSEFRSQKPKPENQDESELLTVPDGWKEPAFSKEDNTRGLLEESSFATLFPKYREAYLKECWPLVQKALNEHHVNATLDLIEGSMTVCTTKKTFDPYIIIRARDLIKLLPRSVSFEQAVRILQDDVACDIIKIGSLVRNKERFVKRRQRLIGPKGSTLKALELLTDCYIMVQGNTVSAIGPFSGLKEVRKVVLDTMKNIHPIYNIKTLMIKRELAKDSELRSQSWERFLPQFKHKNVNKRKEPKKKTVKKAYTPFPPPQPESQIDKELASGEYFLKASQKKRQKMEAIKAKQAEALSKRQEEINKAFIPPKEKLVVKPKQASTEIKIDVAAIKEKVKKAKNKKLGALTAEEVKLKMEADEKKKKKK, from the exons ATGGCGTCTTCCAAGGTGGATGGGCCTGCTGCAGCGTCTGGGAAAAGTGAATTTCGTAGCCAGAAGCCTAAGCCGGAGAACCAAGATGAATCAGAACTCCTCACTGTTCCTGATGGTTGGAAGGAGCCAgct ttttccaaagaggacaatACAAGAGGACTCTTGGAGGAGAGCAGTTTTGCAACTTTGTTTCCAAAATATAGAGAGGCTTACTTGAAAGAATGCTGGCCATTGGTACAGAAAGCCTTGAATGAACATCATGTTAATGCAACCCTGGACCTGATCGAGGGCAGCATGACTGTCTGTACAACAAAGAAGACATTTGATCCATATATCATCATTAGGGCCAGAGACTTAATAAAACTATTACCAAGGAGTGTTTCGTTTGAACAGGCAGTACGAATTCTTCAGGATGATGTTGCATGTGACATCATTAAAATAGGTTCTTTagtaagaaataaggaaagattTGTAAAAAGAAGACAACGGCTTATTGGTCCCAAAGGATCTACGTTGAAGGCGTTGGAACTCCTAACAGACTGTTACATTATGGTTCAGGGAAACACGGTTTCAGCCATTGGACcttttagtggcttaaaagaggTTCGAAAAGTAGTCCTAGACACTATGAAGAATATTCATccaatttataacattaaaaccTTAATGATTAAACGAGAGTTGGCGAAAGATTCTGAGTTAAGATCACAAAGTTGGGAAAGATTTTTGCCACAGTtcaagcacaaaaatgtgaataaacGCAAGgaaccaaagaagaaaactgtTAAGAAGGCGTATACACCATTCCCACCACCACAGCCAGAAAGTCAGATTGACAAAGAATTGGCTAGTGGTGAATACTTTTTGAAGGCAAGtcaaaagaagagacagaaaatggaagcaataaAGGCTAAACAAGCAGAAGCTCTTAGTAAGAGACAAGAGGAAATAAACAAAGCTTTTATTCCACCTAAAGAAAAACTAGTTGTGAAACCTAAGCAAGCTTctactgaaattaaaattgatGTGGCTGCCATCAAGGAAAAGGttaagaaagcaaagaataagAAATTGGGGGCTCTTACAGCTGAAGAAGTTAAGCTTAAAATGGaagcagatgaaaagaaaaagaaaaaaaagtaa